One segment of Megachile rotundata isolate GNS110a chromosome 6, iyMegRotu1, whole genome shotgun sequence DNA contains the following:
- the Iml1 gene encoding GATOR complex protein Iml1 isoform X7, which yields MKLFKLIVHQKTFSEEDLIINPKDHPGIKTGDVVEIYHPEVEFSRLLLQVTSFKEDLQGRETISVENNVATMFQLRTFGDVYMNVVNPDDVALDSVELTFKDQYLGRSEMWRLKNSLVNTCVYMNKKIEFCGGSIRCQVYEMWSQGDRVACGVITNDTKVVFRSSTSMVYLFIQMSSEMWDFDIHGDLYFEKAVNGFLADLFQKWKKNGSNHEVTIVLFSRTFHNATSLDEFPNHMRECLQHDYRGRFYEDFYRVVVQNERFEDWSNVLVQLRKLFTDYQKIVLEYHQKPGITIPKAVNSTAAQGNFLEVLNMSLNVFEKHYLDRSFDRTGQLSVVITPGVGVFEVDRELTNVTKQRIIDNGVGSDLVCVGEQPLHAVPLLKFHNKDTSINAPDDYSMPHWINLSFYSTNKKIPYSTFIPRIKLPQRVSKQPVENGKLQCKNKLLQEDPRECLHNTLFDYDAYDAQVFQLPSVHTSSSLQRVTTRTKKTSVASMETYNTAHILKLKRKMSDPDIHHPPPESHSPPATTRSAAISIPHRTDDIVTSESNGEINESRTSVKSDLTDSEISPPFRPVVGSAGSPTNAISQPSSIRPSRALINPFDPSHVTIKLTSNRRRWTHIFPKGPTGVLIQQHHYQAVPTQMCSGSHSDATSTLSGSPMEHNDISNSNQFQDHTKGKSQRLNLSLSSGDKSGHPVSSTGNKSLTLLWGATGEQEWTPALTTGVDWKSLTIPACLPITTDYFPDKRSLQNDYVVSDYNLLPDDVNTDFAQQRAIYKKPLTTAEVFKELVSQRLAQGFQLIILPQNNRNQSNTPGSNAIPAISSVMRGRQTESEPKEEYLLSIGRIFHKISLFDNCITVTRYRPRHPYPPFNIHYLYRFHAPHHDTYEVSWVSFTTEKLENYNWNYLDHYICTRGHTDFALVEALKYWRFRVFLLPLHNSATRKFLEGSTRCDIYTPLTTSEQVSFMDGFLRFIELWPNKIRRPNPSKNWERHVVNTAATARTCLDTPRHVPNRSGSKVMDRGRVSPASEAVLPLALEQQQDHFDSNEDNANMELTKLKNTAPNNEILEAMKHPQTGVGFLTHHPSLPSQTFVSADAVQWLNNHIEGGVTVEGAINIMNGMIQDKLICHASGDFSKPFILGFYLYHIVQDKENQRGDYFSPLGDLQSFENEWVEVEIKAPKGWCEPTSSGTFSSVSSPMTIPSCDTIDESNVPSFLKDDLDLINCEDDRDWQAPSYKHTHLDIDINNRSDRIEWGHLRYQSIYKVDHSYELVVQWVASSGSIVADLIFVWQRKAQMCGIQMVPIPSDLLALPFTLKSDPLRGPIFIPLNTECLATNKQHLFEEFQEETHAQRLHLLQEAIVQRFGFVPCLIESTENGHQYVHMTGNAFILIPSTANTKSRPRSATNIVRRNTGQKGYPIHSEQPSPHEAYITRHVSGKNKDDYAKDKRIGFLWSWNHMVSRKWKSSSTLAGDELFQKKLIQDFRHFCSNGDNRLVQFWESCWEVKEKSCMKTT from the exons ATGAAGCTTTTCAAGTTAATAGTACATCAGAAAACTTTTAGCGAAgaggatttaataattaatcCAAAGGATCACCCTGGTATAAAGACTGGAGATGTTGTTGAAATTTATCACCCAGAAGTTGAATTTAGTCGACTTCTTCTTCAAGTCACGTCCTTCAAGGAGGATTTACAAGGACGTGAAACTATTAGTGTGGAAAACAATGTAGCAACAATGTTCCAATTAAGAACATTTGGAGATGTTTATATGAACGTTGTAAATCCAGATGATGTTGCTTTGGATTCTGTCGAACTTACTTTTAAAGATCAATATTTGGGCCGTAGTGAAATGTGGAGACTCAAAAATAGCTTG GTTAATACTTGTGTATATATgaacaaaaaaattgaattttgtgGAGGCAGTATAAGATGTCAAGTCTATGAAATGTGGTCACAGGGTGACAGAGTTGCTTGTGGTGTTATAACTAATGACACAAAG GTTGTATTTCGTTCTTCGACGAGCATGGTGTACCTTTTTATTCAAATGAGTTCTgaaatgtgggattttgacATTCATGgtgatttatattttgaaaaagctGTCAATGGATTTTTAGCTGACTTGTTTCAAAAATGGAAAAAGAATGGTAGCAATCATGAagtaacaatagttttattCTCAAGAACATTTCATAATGCCACTAGTTTGGATGAATTTCCAAACCATATGCGTGAATGTTTACAACATGACTATAGGGGAAGATTTTATGAAGATTTCTACAGAGTAGTAGTACAAAatgaaagatttgaagattggagTAATGTGTTGGTACAATTACGAAAGCTCTTCACTGattatcaaaaaattgtatTGGAATATCATCAAAAACCAGGTATTACTATACCAAAAGCAGTGAATTCAACAGCTGCACAAGGCAACTTTTTAGAAGTTTTAAATATGTCTTTAAAtg TTTTTGAGAAGCATTATTTAGATCGTAGTTTTGATAGAACTGGTCAATTATCAGTGGTAATTACACCTGGTGTAGGTGTATTTGAAGTTGATAGAGAATTAACAAATGTAACAAAACAAAGAATCATTGATAATGGTGTTGGTAGTGATTTAGTGTGTGTTGGAGAACAGCCATTACATGCAGTTCCTTTATTAAAG TTTCATAACAAAGATACATCTATAAATGCACCTGATGATTATAGTATGCCACATTGGATAAATCTTAGTTTTTATTCAACAAACAAAAAGATTCCTTATTCAACGTTTATACCTCGTATAAAACTTCCTCAGAGAGTATCCAAACAACCAgtagaaaatggaaaattacaatgtaaaaataaactTTTACAAGAAGATCCAAGAGAATGCTTACATAATACCTTGTTTGATTATGATGCATATGATGCACAAGTTTTTCAGCTACCTTCAGTCCACACCTCAAg tagtTTGCAACGGGTTACAACAAGAACCAAAAAGACGAGTGTTGCAAGTATGGAGACATACAATACTGCACACATATTAAAACTAAAAAGAAAGATGTCAGATCCTGACATTCATCATCCACCACCTGAATCACATTCACCTCCAGCTACTACCAGAAGTGCAGCAATTTCTATACCTCATAGAACAGATGATATTGTCACCAGTGAGTCTAATGGAGAAATCAATG AGTCAAGGACGTCAGTGAAAAGCGATTTAACAGATTCTGAAATATCTCCACCATTTAGACCAGTTGTTGGCAGTGCTGGAAGTCCAACAAATGCAATATCACAACCATCAAGTATTAGACCTAGTAGAGCACTTATCAATCCTTTTGATCCATCCCATGTTACAATTAAACTTACTAGTAATAGACGAAGATGGACACATATTTTTCCCAAAG GTCCAACAGGTGTGCTTATACAGCAGCATCATTATCAAGCTGTGCCAACACAAATGTGTTCAGGGTCACATTCTGATGCTACTTCCACTTTAAGTGGATCTCCCATGGAACATAATGATATTTCTAATTCAAATCAGTTTCAAGATC ATACAAAAGGTAAATCCCAGCGGTTAAATCTTTCACTATCAAGTGGCGATAAGAGTGGACATCCAGTGTCTTCTACCGGAAATAAATCATTGACACTATTGTGGGGTGCTACTGGTGAACAAGAATGGACACCAGCACTTACAACAG GTGTAGATTGGAAGTCCTTGACCATTCCGGCATGTTTGCCAATTACCACAGATTATTTCCCAGATAAAAGGAGTCTCCAAAACGATTATGTTGTATCAGATTATAATCTTCTGCCTGATGATGTTAACACTGATTTTGCACAACAACGGGCTATCTATAAAAAGCCTTTAACAACTGCAGAAGTATTTAAAGAGCTTGTCTCACAACGATTAGCACAG GGTTTTCAATTAATTATCCTGCCACAAAATAATAGAAATCAAAGCAATACACCAGGTAGCAATGCTATTCCAGCAATAAGTTCTGTCATGCGTGGCAGGCAAACAGAATCAGAACCTAAAGAAGAATATCTATTAAGCATTGGTaggatatttcataaaatatcttTGTTTGATAACTGTATAACAGTTACTAGATATCGACCAag ACATCCTTATCCtccatttaatattcattaccTGTATCGATTTCATGCACCACATCATGACACATATGAAGTTTCTTGGGTGTCTTTTACAAcagaaaagcttgaaaattataattggaaTTATTTAGATCATTATATTTGCACTAGAGGTCATACTGATTTTGCTTTGGTAGAG GCACTTAAATATTGGAGATTTCGAGTTTTTCTACTACCCTTACACAATTCAGCAACTCGAAAGTTTTTAGAGGGATCAACAAGATGTGACATATACACACCTCTCACTACTTCCGAACAAGTTTCCTTCATGGACGGGTTTCTACGATTTATCGAATTGTGGCCGAATAAAATACGACGTCCGAATCCGAGCAAAAATTGG GAGAGGCATGTAGTGAATACCGCTGCGACTGCCCGCACGTGCCTCGACACTCCTCGTCACGTGCCAAACAG GTCAGGTTCTAAAGTGATGGACAGAGGTAGGGTCTCACCAGCTAGTGAAGCTGTGTTACCACTCGCACTTGAGCAGCAACAAGATCATTTTGATTCTAACGAAGACAA TGCAAATATGGAActgacaaaattgaaaaacactGCACCAAATAATGAGATTCTAGAGGCTATGAAACATCCACAGACTGGTGTAGGGTTCCTTACACACCATCCATCTCTACCAAGTCAGACATTTGTCAGTGCAGATGCTGTGCAATGGTTAAATAATCATATAGAGGGCGGAGTAACTGTAGAAGGTGCTATTAACATCATGAAT GGTATGATACAAGACAAATTAATATGCCATGCATCAGGTGATTTTTCCAAACCgtttattttaggattttatttatatcacaTAGTGCAAGATAAAGAGAACCAAAGAG GAGATTACTTTTCGCCTCTGGGCGATTTACAAAGCTTTGAGAATGAATGGGTGGAAGTCGAAATCAAGGCACCAAAAGGGTGGTGTGAGCCTACTTCATCAGGAACGTTTTCGTCGGTGTCTTCGCCTATGACTATACCTAGCTGTGACACTATTGACGAATCAAATGTACCATCATTTCTTAAGGATGATCTAGACTTAATAAATTGTGAGGATGACAGGGACTGGCAAG ctccatcatataagcatactcaTTTAGACATCGACATAAATAATAGAAGCGACAGAATTGAGTGGGGTCATTTAAGGTACCAATCTATATACAAAGTGGATCATTCATATGAACTTGTAGTGCAATGGGTAGCATCCTCTGGTAGCATAGTTGCTGATCTC atATTCGTATGGCAACGCAAAGCTCAAATGTGTGGAATTCAAATGGTACCCATTCCCAGCGACCTATTAGCACTACCGTTCACTTTGAAGAGCGATCCTCTAAGAGGACCTATTTTTATACCATTAAACACGGAATGTCTGGCTACGAACAAACAGCATCTTTTTGAAG AATTCCAAGAAGAAACTCACGCACAAAGACTTCACCTACTTCAAGAAGCAATCGTACAACGATTTGGATTTGTTCCTTGTTTAATAGAAAGTACAGAGAACGGTCATCAGTACGTTCACATGACTGGCAATGCATTTATACTCATTCCTTCTACTGCTAACACAAAATCACGTCCACGAAGTGCTACCAATATTGTAAGACGGAATACAGGACAGAAGGGATATCCAATTCATTCTGAACAGCCTAGTCCTCATGAAGCTTATATTACTAGGCATGTTAGCGGAAAAAATAAAGATGATTACGCTAAAGATAAAAGG ATTGGATTTCTTTGGTCATGGAATCATATGGTCAGTCGGAAATGGAAATCATCATCGACCTTGGCTGGTGATGAATTATTTCAGAAAAAACTTATTCAAGATTTTAGACACTTCTGCTCGAACGGGGATAATAGATTGGTACAATTTTGGGAATCTTGTTGGGAAGTAAAAGAAAAATCATGCATGAAAACAACATAA